The window TGATCAACAGCATGGGTGGCGTTTACGTCGATGAACGCGAGTCCAGCACCCTGACCACCCTGGAAGACAACCTGCGCGATCAGGTGTACGGTCAACCCGAAGCCATCAAAGCCCTTGCCAGCGCCCTGCGCCGCGCAAGACTCGGGCTCGGAGGCCGCACCCGCGTTGCTGCAAGCTTCCTGTTCGTCGGTCCCAGTGGGGTCGGCAAAACCCACCTCGCAAAAGCCCTCGCCCGTTCCCTCTTCGGCAGCGAACGCAGCCTGATCCGCATTGACATGAGCGAATTCCAGGAGCCCCACAGCATCTCCAAGCTGATCGGTTCCCCTCCCGGATACGTTGGTCACGAACAGGGTGGTCGCCTCACCGAAGCGGTGCGCCGTCAGCCCTTCAGCGTGATCCTGCTCGACGAAATCGAGAAGGCCCACCCTGACATCTACAACACCTTCCTGCAGGTTCTGGACGATGGCCGTCTCACCGACGGTCTGGGTCGCACCGTCGACTTCAGACGCACCATCATCATCATGACCTCCAACACCGGCTTCAACACCGGCCCTGGCGTGGGCTTCAGCCCCGTCAAGGTGGAAGACACCCAGCCCCTGCGCCAGATCTTCACCCCCGAATTCCTGGACCGTCTCGATGATGTGATTCGCTTCAAGAGCCTCGGCGAGACCGAACTGGTTCTGGTGGCCCGTCAACTCCTCAGCGAAATGCAAGAAGAGCTCGCCACCCGCGACCTCAAGGTGCGCTTTGCAGAGACCGTGGCTCCCTGGCTGGTCGGCAAGCTGAAAGCCCGTTCCAGCAAGCACGCCCTGGGTTCCTCCCGTCAACTCCGCACCGTGGTGCGCGAAGAGATCGAAGATCCCCTTGCCCTGGAACTGCTCGAAGACGGCAGCGAACTGACCGTCACCGTCAAGGACAACCACCTGGCTTTTGATCGGGCCAGCATGGACTCCAAGATCCTGGCTTAAGATCTAAGTTGTCAAGCGTTCTCCCTCTCGGTTTACCGGGAGGGATTTTTTTGATGCCGGAGTCACAGAAGGGCTGTGAACCATGTGCCTGTTTTGCAGTAAAAATGCCTTTAAAATGAATCAACATGCCAGATTCACACGCAGATTCCAGCTCCACAACGCCCACATCCACAACGCCCACATCGGGCGTTGTTTTTTTGACAGGTCCCAACGCAAGTGGGAAAGGCACCGTCGCCCAGAGGCTGCTCACTGAAGGGATGGTCAGGCATCATGTCTCCATGGGCCAGCTTCTGCGGGATGTGGCACAGGAAGCCAGCAACACACCCGACCAGAAGCAAGTTCTCGACTGTTTGCTGGGTTCACCTGATGCAACCAGTCATCTGGAGCACTGCCTGCGCAATAGACTCCTGATCCCTGATGCCTGGACAGAAGCACTCATTGAACTGTATTTGAAAAACCATCCAGAGCTTCACACCTCAGTGTGGTTGCTGGATGGTTATCCCAGAAGGTTAGAGGCAGCAAAACATCTGATGGCCCTTCTGGATGAGCTCAACATTCCTCTGCTGCATGTTTTGCATTTGCGGGTCCCCGAGGCTGAAGTTTTGCGGCGCTCCCTGCTCCGAAAACGCGAAGATGACAACAAGGAAACCATCCGCAGCCGCTACCGGATTTATGAGCAGGAGATCCTTCCAGTGGTTGAACATCTGGAAGCCCTTCTGGGAACCCATCAGGTGAGCCACATTGATGCCAGCACAGATACAGGACAGACAAACTCCAGGGAAATCATTTACCAGCGGGTGAAATATACCCTGAGTTCTGCAGGGCTCACATCCTGACCCACCTTTCAATATGTTCACAACATAACAGGTACAATGGTGAAGATGAATTGTCCTCTCCTCTATTGCACCCTGACCATGAGGTCCCCTCGTGGCTAAGAAGAACCTGCCCACCTTTCAATGCAACAGTTGCGGGTACCAGTCACCCAAGCTGCTGGGCCGTTGTCCCAACTGTCAGGCCTGGGGCACCTTTGAAGAACTCGCTCCTGCTCCTTCTTTCTCTGCTGCAGGAGGTGCTTACGGAGGCATCCGGGGAGGCAAGATCACCCGACTCACCGAGGTCAGCCGCCGTGAAGAACCCCGCACCCCCACGGGCCTGAGTGAACTGGACCGGGTCCTGGGCGGAGGTCTGGTGGCAGGATCTGTCACCCTGATTGGTGGAGAACCCGGCATCGGGAAATCAACCTTGCTGTTGCAGGTTGCAGAATGCCTGTCTCAGGGAGGGCACAACGTCATTTACGTGGCAGGAGAAGAGTCTCTGGAGCAGATTCGCCTTCGTGCAGACCGTCTGGGTGTCAAAGGGGATTTCATGATGACCCGGGACACCCGAGCAGACCACATTGGAAGCCTGCTGGATGAACACAAACCGAAGCTTTGCATTGTGGACTCCATCCAGACGGTGCAGGTCTCAGAAGATGGAACTCCAGGCAGCATTTCTCAGGTCCGCGAAGCCACTGCTGCC of the Deinococcus cellulosilyticus NBRC 106333 = KACC 11606 genome contains:
- a CDS encoding adenylate kinase family protein; this translates as MPDSHADSSSTTPTSTTPTSGVVFLTGPNASGKGTVAQRLLTEGMVRHHVSMGQLLRDVAQEASNTPDQKQVLDCLLGSPDATSHLEHCLRNRLLIPDAWTEALIELYLKNHPELHTSVWLLDGYPRRLEAAKHLMALLDELNIPLLHVLHLRVPEAEVLRRSLLRKREDDNKETIRSRYRIYEQEILPVVEHLEALLGTHQVSHIDASTDTGQTNSREIIYQRVKYTLSSAGLTS